The following is a genomic window from Bacillus sp. FJAT-52991.
CAATGGTGGCGGCTTCTAGAATACTCGGATGCTCGTACATCACTTGCTCGACTTCAATCGAATACACATTTTCTCCTCCGCTAATGATGATGTCTTTTTTGCGGTCGACAAGTGTGATATACCCTTCTTCATCAGCAACAGCTAAATCGCCTGTATATAACCACCCATCCTTTAACGCTCGCTTCGTTTCTTCCGGCTTCTTATAATATTCCTTCATCACTGTCTCCCCGCGAATGACAAACTCACCGATCATGCCAGAAGTCGACTCTTTTCCTGCTGAATCGACCACTTTTGCTTCTGTTAAGAAAAACGGCTTCCCGCCTTTACCGAGATGGTACTTATGACCTTCAGGATCGAGTATAATTCCCCCTGGCCCCGCTTCTGTTAACCCGCATAAATTGTAAAACTGATCCGTTTGAAAAAATGCCATGCTTTGCTTCACAATTTCAGGTGGCATTGGCGCTGCTCCATAACCACATCTTTTAATAGAAAAAAGATCGTAATCCTCCTTGTTCGGCACTTGCAAAATGAAGTTGTACATCGCCGGCACACCAAAGAAATGAGTAATTCGCTCCGCCTCAATCGTTTGTAACGCTTGAACGGGATGGAATTCACGATGAATCACATGAGTGGCACCTAAAATCACACCAGCCACTAAAAATAAATTAAGCTGAGCGGAGTGAAACAAAGGAGCAAGATGAAGAAAGCGATCATTTGGATTAATCCCCATCCCAACCATCATCGTGAGCCCCACGTTAAAAATGCGACGATGATCGAATAGTGCCCCCTTTGGTTGACCCGTCGTGCCGGAAGTGTAAAGGATTTCAAGGTCATCGCTCTCTAACACGATCACCGGGGGCTCATCCTTGTTGTCAGAAAGGAGAGATTGAAAGCTCACATTACTCCTTGTTTGCCCAACCACAATCACTGCTTTGACAGCTGTTTGTTCCTTTGCCGATTGGATGATCGGTTCATATTCCTGATCGCAAAAAACAAAATGGGTATCGGATTGATCCAAAATATAATGTACTTCAGGAGCAGTAAGGCGAAAATTGACTGGAACGACG
Proteins encoded in this region:
- a CDS encoding long-chain-fatty-acid--CoA ligase; protein product: MDIGYYLTLNARKHPKKQAIHCEGRQYTYDAFNEQVNRLAHGLLKLGVQKGEKIALMMKNSDYFVFAYFASAKIGAVVVPVNFRLTAPEVHYILDQSDTHFVFCDQEYEPIIQSAKEQTAVKAVIVVGQTRSNVSFQSLLSDNKDEPPVIVLESDDLEILYTSGTTGQPKGALFDHRRIFNVGLTMMVGMGINPNDRFLHLAPLFHSAQLNLFLVAGVILGATHVIHREFHPVQALQTIEAERITHFFGVPAMYNFILQVPNKEDYDLFSIKRCGYGAAPMPPEIVKQSMAFFQTDQFYNLCGLTEAGPGGIILDPEGHKYHLGKGGKPFFLTEAKVVDSAGKESTSGMIGEFVIRGETVMKEYYKKPEETKRALKDGWLYTGDLAVADEEGYITLVDRKKDIIISGGENVYSIEVEQVMYEHPSILEAATIGLPDEVWGERVTAIVVLKTNETLDEEEFRSFCRQKLAGYKVPRQVIIVDQLPRNTSGKILKYQLRERFRQKM